DNA sequence from the Streptomyces tsukubensis genome:
CCACCGGGTCCTTGAAAGAGAAGGAAGAACCGGCATGTCCGCTCTCCAGACCCTCGCCGCCGTCGAAGGCAACGTCGCCGCCATCGGTTACGGCCTCGCCGCCATCGGCCCCGGCGTCGGCGTCGGCATCATCTTCGGTAACGGCACCCAGGCCCTGGCCCGTCAGCCCGAGGCGGCCGGCCTGATCCGCACCAACCAGATCATGGGTTTCGCCTTCTGTGAGGCGCTCGCCCTGATCGGCATCGTCATGGGCTTCGTCTACTAGGACGAGTCCGGACAGCCCACCTCTTTTTCACGGAAGGCACTGATGTGAGCGCCCTGATCAACATCGCGGCCGCGGGGGAGCCGATGCCGCCGCTGCTCCCGCACCCCGATGAGCTCATCATCGGCACCATCGCCTTCGCGATCGTCTTCTTCTTCCTCGCAAAGAAGCTCCTCCCGAATATCAACAAGACTCTGGAAGAGCGTCGCGAGGCCATCGAAGGCGGCATCGAGAAGGCCGATGCGGCCAAGATCGAAGCCGAGAGCGTGCTGGAGCAGTACAAGGCCCAGCTCGCCGA
Encoded proteins:
- the atpE gene encoding ATP synthase F0 subunit C; protein product: MSALQTLAAVEGNVAAIGYGLAAIGPGVGVGIIFGNGTQALARQPEAAGLIRTNQIMGFAFCEALALIGIVMGFVY